One Gossypium raimondii isolate GPD5lz chromosome 3, ASM2569854v1, whole genome shotgun sequence genomic window carries:
- the LOC105797084 gene encoding alcohol dehydrogenase class-P — MSTAGQVIRCRAAVAWESGKPLSIEEVEVAPPQKDEVRIKILFTSLCHTDVYFWDAKGQNPLFPRILGHEAGGIVESVGEGVTDLKPGDHVLPIFTGECKECPHCLSEESNMCDLLRINTDRVGMINDGKSRFSVNGKPIYHFLGTSTFSEYTVVHVGQVAKINPHAPLDKVCVLSCGMSTGFGATVNVAKPKKGQSVAIFGLGAVGLAAAEGARVSGASRIIGVDLNPSRFEQAKKFGVTESVNPKDYNKPVQEVVVEMTGGGVDRSVECTGSIQAMISAFECVHDGWGVAVLVGVPNKDDEFKTHPVNLLNEKTLKGTFFGNYKPRSDIPAVVEKYMNKELELDKFITHTVPFSEINKAFELMLAGEGLRCVIRMDA; from the exons ATGAGTACTGCTGGTCAGGTCATCCGTTGCAGAG CTGCGGTGGCATGGGAGTCGGGGAAGCCACTGTCAATAGAGGAAGTGGAAGTGGCACCACCGCAGAAGGATGAAGTCCGTATTAAGATACTCTTCACTTCTTTATGTCACACCGATGTCTACTTCTGGGATGCTAAG GGACAAAATCCTCTTTTTCCTCGCATACTTGGTCACGAAGCTGGAGG GATTGTGGAGAGTGTAGGAGAGGGCGTGACTGATCTAAAGCCAGGTGACCATGTTCTCCCCATCTTCACTGGGGAATGCAAGGAGTGTCCCCATTGCTTGTCTGAAGAGAGTAACATGTGTGATCTCCTCCGAATCAACACTGACAGGGTTGGAATGATTAATGATGGAAAATCCAGGTTTTCCGTCAATGGGAAGCCTATCTACCACTTCCTTGGCACCTCTACTTTCAGCGAATACACTGTCGTCCATGTCGGTCAGGTCGCCAAGATCAATCCACATGCTCCACTTGATAAAGTTTGTGTTCTGAGCTGCGGGATGTCCACAG GTTTTGGTGCCACTGTGAATGTTGCTAAACCCAAAAAGGGTCAATCTGTTGCGATTTTCGGACTAGGCGCTGTCGGTCTTGCT GCTGCCGAAGGAGCAAGAGTTTCCGGTGCTTCGAGGATCATTGGCGTTGATTTGAACCCCAGCAGATTCGAACAAG CCAAGAAATTCGGTGTTACAGAGTCTGTGAATCCAAAAGATTACAACAAACCTGTCCAAGAG GTCGTTGTTGAGATGACTGGTGGAGGAGTCGATCGCAGTGTTGAATGTACGGGGAGTATCCAGGCCATGATTTCTGCATTTGAATGCGTCCACGAT GGGTGGGGAGTTGCGGTGCTTGTGGGTGTTCCAAACAAAGACGATGAATTCAAAACTCACCCAGTGAATCTGCTGAATGAGAAGACTCTCAAGGGTACTTTCTTTGGAAACTACAAACCTCGTTCTGACATTCCTGCTGTTGTGGAGAAATATATGAACAAG GAACTTGAGCTAGATAAATTCATCACACACACTGTGCCTTTCTCAGAGATCAACAAGGCATTTGAGTTGATGCTGGCGGGTGAGGGACTGAGATGTGTGATTCGCATGGATGCATAA